From Ruminococcus sp. HUN007, a single genomic window includes:
- a CDS encoding carboxymuconolactone decarboxylase family protein — translation MAEKIVQTAGRAQLGEFAPDFAHFNDDILFGENWNNTDIDLKTRSMITVVALMSQGVTDNSIRYHIQNAKNHGVSQKEMAAVITHTAFYAGWPHAWAVFSIAKEVYADNSSLVSEKDRFQSEIMFPIGEPNPYGAYFKGQSYLAPVSTEQIPVYNVTFEPACRNNWHIHRAKSGGGQMLICIGGRGWYQEYGKEARELHAGDIVNIPAGVKHWHGAAGDSWFAHLAIEIQGEEAGTEWCEAVSDNDYNKLK, via the coding sequence ATGGCTGAAAAGATCGTACAGACAGCAGGCAGAGCGCAGCTCGGAGAGTTTGCTCCGGACTTTGCACATTTTAATGATGATATTCTTTTCGGTGAGAACTGGAACAATACTGATATTGATCTGAAAACGCGCAGCATGATCACTGTGGTCGCACTTATGTCGCAGGGCGTGACGGATAATTCTATCCGCTACCATATTCAGAATGCGAAAAATCACGGCGTATCGCAGAAAGAAATGGCGGCAGTCATCACCCACACAGCATTCTATGCAGGATGGCCGCACGCCTGGGCAGTGTTCAGCATCGCGAAAGAAGTTTACGCAGATAACTCTTCTTTAGTTTCGGAAAAGGACCGGTTCCAGAGTGAGATCATGTTCCCAATTGGAGAGCCGAATCCTTACGGCGCTTACTTTAAGGGACAAAGCTATCTTGCACCGGTTTCCACGGAGCAGATACCTGTTTATAATGTAACATTTGAGCCTGCCTGCAGGAACAACTGGCATATCCATCGCGCAAAAAGCGGCGGCGGACAGATGCTTATCTGTATCGGCGGACGCGGCTGGTATCAGGAGTACGGGAAGGAAGCAAGAGAACTTCACGCAGGCGATATAGTAAATATCCCGGCAGGCGTTAAGCACTGGCACGGTGCAGCAGGGGACAGCTGGTTTGCTCATCTTGCAATAGAGATACAGGGCGAGGAAGCAGGCACGGAATGGTGCGAGGCTGTATCCGATAATGATTACAATAAATTGAAATAA
- a CDS encoding dockerin type I repeat-containing protein has protein sequence MKKAIAVMTGLSVIMSVTPAVYADFGFATEPEEVAVFVQKYIDQKIPGKAKVETTDTEVIVRFYKTSFLNPTQQGNILMENLRSYLLSNDADYSIVRLVYDESVTEDEKPAEDEKPSEEEKTSEEEKPEDPAYVSGDIDGSGTIDVTDLTEVSLALLGDRDLTDEQQKAADVDGDGSLSLADLAKLRQYLSKKIDSLD, from the coding sequence ATGAAAAAAGCGATAGCAGTTATGACTGGATTATCGGTGATCATGTCAGTGACACCGGCCGTTTATGCAGATTTCGGATTTGCAACTGAGCCGGAGGAAGTAGCGGTTTTTGTACAGAAATATATCGATCAGAAAATTCCGGGCAAGGCGAAGGTCGAAACTACAGATACGGAAGTCATAGTAAGGTTTTATAAGACATCATTCCTTAACCCGACACAGCAGGGCAACATACTTATGGAAAACCTGAGAAGCTATCTGCTTTCAAACGACGCGGATTATTCCATAGTAAGACTCGTTTACGATGAATCGGTTACCGAAGATGAAAAACCAGCCGAAGATGAAAAGCCTTCCGAAGAAGAAAAAACTTCAGAAGAAGAAAAGCCGGAAGATCCTGCTTATGTCAGCGGAGATATAGACGGAAGCGGAACAATTGATGTTACCGATCTTACCGAAGTCTCACTTGCACTTTTAGGCGACAGGGATTTAACTGACGAACAGCAGAAGGCAGCCGACGTTGACGGCGACGGATCTCTCAGCCTTGCTGACCTTGCCAAGCTCAGACAGTATCTTTCAAAGAAGATCGATTCGCTTGATTAA
- a CDS encoding flavodoxin, giving the protein MKKMIRTILTAATIILTAAGCGKYADSGSVQTTGNIPLQTDLSAHVKASAVPDYKYTVHDIINLQKYLLTGLAEDDLTEKPYDLNENEHWDVIDLCLMKSEIIGQMNDTNDTLVVYFSRTGNTEKIAEHLIELTDADMYVIEAAVPYTDADIRYQDDGCRANNEQNDKTVRPGIADPVSSIDSYDTIFLGYPIWWGQEPRIIDTFLESYDFSDKTVIPFCTSGSSGISASEKNIAELVPIGRQLEGRRFSAGATKDDVKKWVDTLPLNSEKSESELLISVNGHELTASFADSTAAAELAEKLKAEPVTVSLNEYGGFEKVGKLPWALTKTDEKIDTEPCDIMLYQGNQMTIFYNSNSWSYTKLGHISNITQEELKDIFGDGDVSVTLSLK; this is encoded by the coding sequence ATGAAAAAGATGATAAGAACAATTCTGACTGCTGCAACAATTATACTTACAGCAGCAGGCTGTGGAAAATACGCTGATTCCGGCAGTGTACAGACGACAGGTAATATTCCGCTTCAGACAGATCTGTCTGCTCATGTAAAAGCATCTGCTGTTCCCGATTATAAATACACGGTACATGATATTATAAATTTACAGAAATATCTGCTGACAGGATTGGCAGAAGACGATCTGACTGAAAAGCCATATGACCTGAACGAGAACGAACACTGGGACGTGATCGATCTGTGTCTTATGAAAAGCGAGATAATCGGTCAGATGAACGACACAAACGATACCCTTGTCGTTTACTTCTCCCGCACGGGAAATACTGAGAAGATCGCTGAACATCTGATCGAGCTTACCGATGCTGACATGTATGTGATCGAAGCTGCTGTTCCGTACACAGATGCCGATATCAGATATCAGGATGACGGCTGCCGTGCCAACAATGAGCAGAATGATAAAACTGTCCGTCCGGGAATAGCTGACCCCGTTTCTTCTATCGACAGCTATGACACGATATTCTTAGGTTATCCGATATGGTGGGGACAGGAACCGCGTATCATTGACACTTTCCTTGAAAGCTATGACTTCTCTGATAAAACAGTTATTCCGTTCTGCACATCCGGCAGCAGCGGTATTTCCGCAAGCGAGAAGAATATCGCAGAGCTTGTGCCGATAGGCAGGCAGCTTGAAGGCAGACGTTTTTCTGCAGGTGCCACAAAGGACGATGTAAAGAAGTGGGTAGATACGCTTCCGCTGAACAGTGAAAAATCTGAATCAGAACTTCTGATCTCCGTGAACGGTCATGAGCTTACTGCTTCTTTTGCCGACAGCACCGCGGCTGCCGAACTTGCCGAAAAGCTGAAAGCAGAACCTGTTACCGTCTCACTTAATGAGTACGGCGGATTTGAAAAAGTCGGCAAACTTCCCTGGGCACTGACAAAAACGGACGAAAAAATCGATACGGAGCCATGCGACATCATGCTCTATCAGGGCAATCAGATGACGATCTTCTATAACTCCAATTCATGGAGTTACACAAAACTCGGACATATCAGCAATATCACACAAGAGGAATTAAAGGATATATTCGGTGATGGTGATGTTTCTGTCACGCTCTCACTGAAATAA
- a CDS encoding LysR family transcriptional regulator, protein MDIRVLKYFLAVAREQSFSTAAERLFLSQPTLSRQLKELEDELGKTLLVRSNKGVTLTEEGIILRKRAEEIIDLMDKTEQEVRQSNDSVSGTVYIGAGETYAIKLIADTAHHLKADYPGIHYSFFSGNGTDVMEKLDRGLMDFGLIFGNIDRTRYEAIEIPLHDTWGVLMRQDEPLAKKSTLTISDVSGLDLIIPRQPNHSTMLSEMIAEQAPDANIVAEYNLIYNASVMVGEGIGCAIALDRLINVSGDSKLCFRPFEPPMEAVCSFIWKRYSVFTKAAGIFLEQFKKDISNIKIPEY, encoded by the coding sequence ATGGATATTCGTGTACTGAAATATTTCCTAGCTGTTGCAAGGGAACAGAGTTTTTCAACGGCAGCAGAGAGACTGTTTTTATCGCAGCCAACGCTTTCCCGTCAGTTAAAGGAACTTGAGGACGAGCTCGGAAAAACTCTGCTTGTCCGCTCAAACAAGGGCGTCACGCTGACAGAGGAGGGTATTATACTCCGAAAACGCGCTGAGGAGATCATTGACCTTATGGACAAGACGGAGCAGGAAGTAAGGCAAAGCAATGACAGCGTCTCCGGCACTGTATATATCGGTGCGGGAGAGACTTACGCAATAAAGCTGATCGCAGATACGGCACATCATCTTAAAGCTGATTACCCCGGTATTCATTACAGCTTTTTCAGCGGCAACGGCACCGATGTAATGGAGAAACTCGATCGCGGACTGATGGATTTCGGGCTGATATTCGGAAATATCGACAGAACCAGATATGAAGCCATTGAAATACCTCTGCACGACACATGGGGAGTACTGATGCGTCAGGATGAACCGCTGGCTAAGAAATCTACTCTGACGATATCTGATGTATCAGGACTTGACCTCATAATTCCAAGACAGCCCAATCACAGCACCATGCTGTCTGAAATGATAGCAGAACAGGCGCCTGATGCAAATATAGTCGCAGAGTACAATCTTATCTACAATGCATCAGTAATGGTCGGTGAAGGCATAGGATGTGCAATTGCTCTCGACCGGCTTATCAACGTCAGCGGTGACAGCAAGCTCTGCTTCCGGCCTTTTGAACCTCCTATGGAGGCAGTATGTTCTTTTATCTGGAAACGATACTCTGTTTTCACGAAGGCAGCCGGTATATTCTTAGAGCAGTTTAAAAAGGACATATCAAACATAAAAATCCCGGAATACTGA